A region from the Arachis ipaensis cultivar K30076 chromosome B01, Araip1.1, whole genome shotgun sequence genome encodes:
- the LOC107646852 gene encoding LOW QUALITY PROTEIN: lipid phosphate phosphatase epsilon 2, chloroplastic (The sequence of the model RefSeq protein was modified relative to this genomic sequence to represent the inferred CDS: substituted 1 base at 1 genomic stop codon) → MTVATTSICFSPSFEFLGMKLAKLRYLKTMSFRASSSASRSVLPGGGYIPCLRRNKNCEAIQTIKERGFREGNNHNNDQVQVQVLEQEAFIHDWFHDVESTLNQLSKWIVTTLFVAFILWRHDGEAIWFAGGCISNAMFSISLKKILNQKRPSTLKSDPGMPSSHAQSIXXXTXNYFFFFFKSFGCLGVNAYTITCSGMALGFGSYFSYLRVSQKLHTVKQVIVGALFNF, encoded by the exons ATGACAGTAGCAACAACCTCCATTTGCTTCAGCCCATCTTTTGAATTTCTGGGGATGAAATTGGCAAAACTAAGATACTTGAAAACTATGTCGTTTCGTGCTAGTTCCTCTGCCTCAAGATCTGTCTTGCCTGGTGGAGGCTACATTCCTTGTTTGCGAAGAAACAAAAATTGTGAAGCAATTCAGACAATAAAAGAGCGTGGATTCAGAGAAGGAAATAATCATAATAATGACCAAGTTCAAGTTCAAGTGCTTGAACAAGAAGCCTTCATTCATGATTGGTTTCATGATGTGGAGTCAACTCTCAATCAGCTG AGCAAGTGGATAGTAACGACCTTATTTGTGGCTTTCATTCTCTGGAGACACGACGGAGAAGCCATATGGTTTGCAGGGGGATGTATTTCAAATGCAATGTTTTCTATTTCACTTAAGAAAATATTGAACCAGAAACGACCTTCAACACTCAAATCTGACCCTGGCATGCCCTCTTCACATGCACAATCCATCNNNNNNNaaacataaaattattttttttttttttttaaaa GTTTCGGATGCCTAGGGGTAAATGCATACACCATTACCTGCAGTGGGATGGCCTTGGGGTTTGGTTCTTATTTT TCATATCTACGGGTGTCGCAAAAGCTTCATACAGTAAAGCAGGTGATTGTTGGagctttatttaatttttag
- the LOC107625597 gene encoding uncharacterized protein LOC107625597, whose product MAILSLLSSLEADTSALLSTVTVVSATATTLLLICKSRLMRLYSHEKNLIRLHHEQPKSNSTGKILFVSQIGTSKALASCLCDLFETFGVVMELVDARDYVPEALPKENLVVLVASTSEVWNQFLGQNFIFTDNRPLGAKLFARWIINYAKGCKFGSLVVNAYSFSAFVAGKGASEDDTNLMAKAANHIRDLGDTVELNADFDRWWGSVVGVLQGAVSGGAADTMCGEYDPEDVRSSDPKLSMTQRLYLLVENLDLESNHVGKSTVTRRMLTITEANFIKNGTVDLEDGGHVTAKWPLRDGLLVDYPLPYCQGFCSVGHSFFFAGGNLSFIDPELCLNLDDHYPSRMWCLKYEGSNWSWKFCGSMFCRRLRPLVVPYDGKLYIFGGGGSANGWVDIYSLKSGLWETREVPESALLSYCTDPDSYFLWEDSTKPYKKTHIVLYASRGKHQGLVSYDVKANNWEYLDWNFPPVRGSCPRKLVRLGCSHYLLIVDFAPMWHIYDLSKMNVVATVEVHGLDKTAQVRDIFCCHNTSDESLIYMFMEPGNVFEGEPFTYSGSGVVSYARVKLQLKNFFCQD is encoded by the exons ATGGCAATACTTTCGTTGTTGTCGTCGTTAGAAGCAGATACTTCTGCGCTCTTGTCCACCGTGACCGTCGTCTCGGCCACTGCCACAACCTTGTTATTAATCTGCAAGTCTCGCCTCATGCGCCTCTACTCCCACGAAAAGAACCTCATAAGACTCCATCATGAACAACCTAAAAGCAATTCAACTGGCAAGATTCTATTTGTTTCCCAAATCGGAACCTCAAAAGCCCTAGCTTCGTGCCTCTGCGATTTGTTCGAGACGTTCGGCGTCGTTATGGAGCTTGTAGATGCCAGGGATTACGTGCCCGAAGCCCTACCCAAGGAGAACCTTGTCGTCCTCGTTGCTTCAACTTCGGAAGTTTGGAACCAATTTCTCGGACAAAATTTCATCTTCACTGACAACCGTCCTCTCGGAGCAAAGCTGTTCGCCCGTTGGATCATCAATTACGCGAAGGGCTGTAAGTTTGGATCCTTAGTTGTGAATGCTTACAGTTTCAGTGCGTTTGTCGCCGGCAAAGGGGCTTCTGAAGATGACACGAATTTGATGGCTAAGGCTGCCAATCATATTAGGGATTTAGGGGACACTGTTGAATTGAACGCGGATTTTGACCGCTGGTGGGGAAGTGTTGTTGGGGTTTTGCAAGGTGCTGTTTCGGGAGGTGCTGCTGATACCATGTGCGGGGAATATGATCCTGAG GATGTTCGTTCTTCTGATCCAAAGCTATCCATGACGCAGCGCTTATACCTGTTGGTGGAAAATTTAGATCTTGAAAGCAATCATGTTGGGAAATCAACCGTCACGCGCAGGATGTTAACTATAACTGAGGCCAACTTTATTAAGAATGGCACTGTTGATCTTGAAGATGGAGGTCATGTAACTGCCAAATGGCCTCTTAGAGATGGTCTATTGGTCGATTATCCATTACCATATTGTCAAGGATTTTGTTCTGTCGGTCACAGCTTCTTCTTTGCTGGTGGTAACCTGTCTTTTATTGATCCAGAATTGTGTTTGAATTTGGATGATCATTACCCCTCAAGGATGTGGTGCCTCAAGTATGAGGGTTCTAATTGGAGTTGGAAGTTTTGTGGAAGCATGTTCTGCCGCCGATTAAGACCCTTAGTAGTCCCCTATGATGGCAAATTGTACATCTTTGGGGGTGGTGGAAGTGCAAATGGCTGGGTTGATATTTATAGCCTAAAATCAGGTCTATGGGAAACAAGGGAAGTGCCCGAAAGTGCTCTCCTCTCATATTGCACGGACCCTGACTCTTACTTTCTGTGGGAGGACAGCACCAAGCCTTACAAGAAGACCCACATTGTATTGTATGCTTCTCGTGGGAAACATCAAGGGCTCGTGTCATATGACGTCAAGGCTAACAATTGGGAATACCTTGATTGGAATTTTCCTCCAGTTCGTGGATCTTGTCCAAGGAAACTTGTTCGTTTGGGATGCAGTCATTATCTTCTGATTGTTGACTTCGCTCCAATGTGGCATATTTATGATTTATCTAAGATGAATGTTGTGGCAACGGTGGAGGTGCATGGTTTGGACAAGACCGCACAAGTAAGGGATATTTTTTGTTGCCACAACACTAGCGATGAAAGTTTGATTTATATGTTCATGGAACCTGGAAATGTTTTCGAGGGAGAGCCATTTACTTACTCTGGTTCTGGGGTTGTTTCTTATGCCAGAGTCAAGCTCCAACTCAAAAACTTTTTCTGCCAAGATTGA